The Leishmania major strain Friedlin complete genome, chromosome 28 genome includes a region encoding these proteins:
- a CDS encoding putative X-pro, dipeptidyl-peptidase,serine peptidase, Clan SC, family S15, translated as MRRVCTDLPHPTQFVEHIYITLNDNIRLAARLFMPKDASSEHRYPAILEYIPYRKRNGTRIRDEPMHGFFAGHGYVAVRVDMRGAGESDGLLLDEYLKQEQDDALEVIDWISKQPWCTGDVGMMGKSWGGFNSLQVAARRPPALRAIIVLGFTHNRFTDDIHWKGGCLLNDNFWWGCIMQGFQSCPPDGDIVGDRWKEMWLERLDKMPLNAADWAEHQRYDAYWQHGSIQEDYSSIQVPVLLIDGWADSYTNALFHLLEGLKGPCKAICGPWAHVYPQDGTPLPRMNFLRAAKDWWDYWMKGMTANDVASWPVLQVYIEDSLPPCTIKPMAPGKWVAMDKWVNAEVPTVMYGLGAGRFLTEMGKDGATTATGTVMVHTPLNHGLISGEWMGVGTIGESAGDQRIDNGLAVTYTSAPLTAAMDILGQPIFSVTLTCDRPKGFLFAQMCDIAPDGAATRITYGIKNLVHCGPEGDRAIALVQPGQAVQVTVKMDFCGYCIPAGHSVSLSLANNYWPMVWCSPGDTTLLLDATTAVFRVPVLHPSATIVPGPDSIPEVAASTPMTVMAPGRVERSVSYEIVLDTWTCVTSVVGGVFGEGIPRLDDIDTTLEHSLRRELTLSNRDPLSARYTINQKFKVSRPHCVTDVNITSTQHCDADYLYIQSKIKAAHNDEGVFEKSFCRRVRREAI; from the coding sequence ATGCGCCGCGTCTGCACGGATCTTCCGCACCCGACCCAGTTCGTGGAGCACATCTATATCACCCTCAATGATAACATCCGCCTTGCCGCACGGCTCTTTATGCCGAAGGATGCATCGTCGGAGCACCGCTATCCGGCTATTCTGGAGTACATCCCGTACCGCAAGCGCAACGGCACCCGCATCCGTGATGAGCCTATGCACGGCTTCTTTGCCGGCCACGGCTACGTCGCAGTGCGCGTTGATatgcgcggcgccggtgagtCGGATGGCCTGCTGCTCGACGAATACCTCAAGCAGGAGCAGGACGATGCACTCGAGGTGATTGATTGGATCAGCAagcagccgtggtgcaccGGTGACGTTGGCATGATGGGCAAGTCGTGGGGTGGTTTCAATTCGCTGCAGGTGGCCGCTCGCCGTCCtcccgcgctgcgcgccatcATTGTTCTCGGCTTCACACACAACCGCTTCACCGACGACATCCACTGGAAGGGCGGGTGCCTGCTGAACGACAACTTCTGGTGGGGATGCATCATGCAGGGCTTTCAGTCATGTCCACCCGACGGCGACATTGTCGGCGATCGTTGGAAGGAGATGTGGCTGGAGCGGCTGGACAAGATGCCGCTGAACGCCGCTGACTGGGCTGAGCACCAGCGGTACGACGCTTATTGGCAGCACGGGTCGATCCAGGAGGACTACAGCTCCATCCAGGTGCCGGTGCTCCTCATCGATGGCTGGGCGGACTCGTACACGAACGCCCTCTTTCACCTGCTGGAGGGGCTGAAGGGCCCGTGCAAAGCCATTTGTGGCCCGTGGGCACACGTGTACCCGCAGGacggcacgccgctgcctcggATGAACTTCCTGCGCGCGGCCAAGGACTGGTGGGACTACTGGATGAAGGGCATGACGGCCAACGACGTGGCGAGCTGGCCGGTGCTCCAGGTCTACATCGAAgactcgctgccgccgtgtacAATCAAGCCGATGGCGCCCGGGAAGTGGGTGGCGATGGACAAGTGGGTGAACGCTGAGGTGCCAACCGTCATGTATGGCCTCGGGGCGGGCCGGTTCCTGACAGAGATGGGCAaggacggcgccaccactgccaccggCACGGTAATGGTGCACACCCCGCTGAACCATGGGCTCATCTCAGGTGAGTGGATGGGTGTGGGTACGATAGGTGAGAGTGCCGGTGACCAGCGCATCGACAACGGCTTGGCCGTCACTTATACCTCAGCCCCGCTTACAGCTGCTATGGATATCCTCGGCCAGCCGATCTTCTCTGTGACGCTGACCTGCGATCGACCGAAGGGCTTCCTGTTCGCCCAGATGTGCGACATTGCGCCAGACGGGGCGGCCACGCGCATCACGTACGGCATTAAGAACCTGGTTCACTGTGGCCCCGAGGGCGACAGGGCCATTGCCTTGGTGCAGCCCgggcaggcggtgcaggtgaCGGTGAAGATGGACTTCTGCGGCTACTGCATCCCGGCCGGCCACAGCGTCTCCCTTTCACTCGCGAACAACTACTGGCCCATGGTTTGGTGCTCTCCGGGGGACacaacgctgctgctggacgccaCAACGGCTGTTTTCCGTGTCCCGGTGCTCCACCCGAGCGCCACCATTGTCCCTGGCCCGGATTCGATTCCGGAGGTGGCAGCCTCGACTCCCATGACGGTGATGGCGCCCGGTCGCGTGGAGCGCTCCGTTTCATACGAGATCGTGCTGGACACCTGGACATGCGTCACGAGCGTTGTCGGCGGCGTGTTTGGCGAGGGCATTCCCCGCTTAGACGACATTGACACAACGCTGGAACACAGTCTGCGTCGTGAGCTGACACTCAGCAACCGCGACCCGCTCTCGGCGCGCTACACCATTAACCAGAAGTTCAAGGTCAGCCGCCCGCACTGCGTCACGGACGTAAATATTACGAGTACACAGCACTGTGATGCTGACTATCTCTACATTCAGTCCAAGATAAAGGCTGCACACAACGACGAGGGTGTCTTTGAGAAGAGCTTCTGCCGTCGCGTGCGTCGGGAGGCCATCTAA
- a CDS encoding elongation factor G2-like protein — MLFYAGVTKRVGDVDSGTTTTDFMKEEADRGITIQSAAVSLRWRDHGINLIDTPGHVDFTVEVERTMRIVDGVVALFDASAGVQAQSYTVLQQSRRFNAPLIAFLNKMDKYNADFAMSVNSIRTKLQVEPLLLQIPLHAEDGSFAGVVDVVEQVTCRFDGEHGFEVQRTDLSTIGASPSSTGDGDSAADHELTHLTRPMRKARHDLITQLTAVDDALSEAFIAELDATDGDEAEAERRLSSEALRSAVRRSVVHPPRDRPPLVPVLCGASRRDQGVQPLLDAVTYYLPSPCDRQLTGFTKDGIPVPLPPASAAPTVPTVALAFKVMHMMHPGKGQRLPLVFLRVYSGRIIPRMRLENNSRQKSEVIEKLYVMHANHPVEVPNLEAGQIGAAFLTHTYTGDTLFSQPSHHLLQAKQHVRRGDVREEVHTLEGISAPPAVISFSIEAATRNQVELLKSALAELSREDPSLRVTESEQGTVVVSGMGELHLEIIMSRLANEYQVKCRLLRAIIEYRETIRATQSVERHTCLLNDLPYAECSLELRPLLENGERCSTKDQCRFRIDSAFEEEFLSGGRHQQQQGGGLSSWSRVSDVRNAKEELRLIAASFQSAVDACMRLGPLAGLPMHGVEVVLTYFRKTAGSQLQERSLAHVARSVLLSLLKATRKDDLALLEPMMEVEVHLSEVTYIGKVVSSLNEHHALTVDVQDDGRSVTAVVAMRNTLRYTMELRKAVKGHANMFVKLHDYRVVEEKAVLARILKNLGIVD, encoded by the coding sequence ATGCTCTTCTACGCCGGCGTAACGaagcgcgtcggcgacgtcgacagCGGCACGACAACGACGGACTTcatgaaggaggaggcggaccGCGGCATCACGATTCAGTCCGCCGCAGTCTCCCTGCGGTGGCGGGATCACGGCATCAACCTGATCGACACCCCAGGCCATGTTGACTTTACTGTTGAGGTGGAGCGGACGATGCGGATCGTAGACGGTGTCGTGGCTCTGTTCGACGCGTCTGCCGGTGTGCAGGCTCAGAGCTacacggtgctgcagcagagccgCAGGTTTAATGCGCCGCTAATCGCCTTTCTGAACAAGATGGACAAGTACAACGCCGACTTCGCCATGTCGGTAAACTCGATACGCACCAAGCTGCAGGtagagccgctgctgctgcagatccCGCTCCACGCCGAGGACGGAAGCTTCGCTGGCGTGGTCGACGTTGTCGAGCAGGTGACGTGCCGCTTCGATGGCGAGCACGGCTTCGAGGTGCAGCGAACAGACCTCAGCACCATTGGTGCCTCGCCGTCTTCGacgggcgacggcgacagcgctgcagaTCACGAACTGACGCACTTGACTCGCCCCATGCGCAAAGCGCGCCACGACCTCATCACTCAGCTCACCGCTGTCGACGATGCGCTCTCGGAGGCATTCATAGCGGAGTTGGACGCCACCGACGGTGAtgaggccgaggcggagcggcgcctCTCCAGTGAAGCGCTGCGCTCCGCCGTGCGCCGGTCCGTGGTGCACCCGCCACGCGATCGACCACCGCTCGTCCCGGTTCTGTGCGGCGCCTCTCGTCGTGATCAAggcgtgcagccgctgctcgacGCCGTGACGTACTACCTGCCCTCTCCATGTGACCGGCAGCTGACCGGGTTCACGAAGGACGGCATACCAGTGCCCCTTCCACCTGCCTCGGCCGCGCCAACGGTGCCGACGGTGGCCCTCGCCTTCAAGGTAATGCACATGATGCACCCAGGCAAGGGGCAGCGCCTCCCGCTCGTGTTCTTGCGTGTGTACAGCGGCAGGATCATcccgcgcatgcgcctcgaGAACAACAGTCGGCAGAAGTCAGAGGTTATCGAGAAGCTCTATGTGATGCACGCAAACCACCCGGTGGAGGTGCCGAACTTAGAGGCTGGCCAGATCGGCGCGGCCTTCTTGACCCACACGTACACCGGCGACACTCTGTTCAGTCAGCCGTCGCACCACCTTCTGCAGGCTAAGCAGCATGTGAGGCGCGGTGACGTtagggaggaggtgcacacgCTAGAGGGCATCAGCGCCCCACCAGCCGTcatctccttctccatcgaGGCTGCCACACGCAACCAGGTGGAGCTGCTCAAGAGCGCCCTGGCCGAGCTCTCCAGGGAGGATCCGAGCCTGCGTGTCACGGAGAGCGAGCAGGGAACGGTGGTAGTGAGTGGGATGGGGGAGCTACACCTGGAAATTATCATGTCGCGACTCGCGAACGAGTACCAGGTGAAGTGCCGGCTTCTGCGCGCCATCATCGAGTATCGGGAGACGATTCGAGCGACCCAGTCGGTggagaggcacacgtgcTTATTGAACGACCTACCCTACGCCGAGTGCTCACTCgagctgcggccgctgctggagaacggagagcggtgcagcaccaAGGATCAGTGCCGCTTCCGCATTGACAGCGCCTTTGAAGAGGAGTTTCTCAGCGGTGGGAGACAtcaacagcagcagggcgGTGGCCTCTCCAGTTGGTCGCGTGTAAGCGACGTGCGCAACGCCaaagaggagctgcggctcATTGCAGCGTCCTTCCAGTCCGCCGTTGATGCGTGCATGCGGTTGGGTCCTCTAGCGGGGTTGCCGATGCACggtgtggaggtggtgctgaCGTACTTCCGCAAGACGGCCGGTTCACAGCTCCAGGAGAGGTCGCTGGCCCACGTCGCCCGCTCAGTGCTGCTGAGTTTGCTCAAGGCAACCCGCAAGGACGacctggcgctgctggagccgatgatggaggtggaggtgcaCCTTTCCGAGGTCACTTACATCGGCAAAGTTGTCAGCTCCCTCAATGAGCATCATGCACTGACCGTTGACGTGCAGGACGACGGCCGGTCCGTGACAGCTGTCGTGGCCATGCGCAACACCCTTCGCTACACAATGGAGCTTCGAAAAGCCGTGAAGGGGCATGCAAACATGTTTGTGAAGTTGCACGACTACCGCGttgtggaggagaaggcTGTGCTGGCGCGCATCCTGAAGAACCTCGGCATCGTAGACTag
- a CDS encoding putative ribose 5-phosphate isomerase: MSKRVALGCDHAAYAAHREIMDMISASGAVSKVMYMGPSSDTSVDYPDYAAQVCEAILKGEADAGILVCGTGIGMSIAANKFRGIRAALCYDHVTAQLSRQHNNAHILCIGVRTSGMEIIRDIITTFLTTEPLAEGRHSNRVDKITVIEEEQMKDEQRCCFSGCGGRKEEGK, from the coding sequence ATGTCGAAGCGTGTTGCTCTGGGCTGTGACCACGCCGCCTACGCCGCACATCGGGAGATCATGGACATGAtcagcgccagcggtgctgtGTCAAAGGTGATGTACATGGGCCCCTCCTCCGACACATCCGTCGACTACCCCGACTACGCCGCGCAGGTGTGTGAGGCCATCTTGAAGGGCGAGGCGGATGCGGGCATCCTCGTCTGCGGAACCGGCATCGGCATGTCGATCGCGGCCAACAAGTTCAGAGGCATTCGTGCGGCGCTTTGCTACGACCACgtgacggcgcagctgagcCGCCAGCACAACAACGCTCACATCTTGTGCATTGGGGTGCGCACCAGTGGCATGGAGATCATCCGCGACATCATCACGACCTTCCTCACGACAGAGCCGTTGGCAGAAGGGCGCCACAGCAACCGCGTCGATAAGATCACGGtgatcgaggaggagcagatgaAGGACGAACAGCGATGCTGCTTCAGCGGTTGTGGAGGCCGTAAGGAAGAAGGAAAGTGA